Part of the Aureitalea marina genome, AAATTGCCCGGTCGTTACGCGAAAATTTGGAAGGTCAAACTGACTATGAGTTGCTCCCGGCACAAGTGGGTATAGAAAGTGAAGATATTAACGATTTGATCCAGAACTACAATCTTGGTGTTGCAGAGCGAAAGAGCTTACTGATTGGTTCTACGGATTTAAATCCGCTCGTCATTCAGATCACAGAAGAGTTAAAGGAGACCAAATCCATTATAATCTCAGGAATCGACCAATATATAGCATCTCTTCAGGTTTCTATTCGGAAATTCGATGAAGTGCTAACCGAAACGGAGAGTGTTGTTGCCTCCATTCCAAGAAAGCAAAGTGAACTTAGAGGCCTATTCCGTAATTTCCAGATAGTAGAAGAACTTTATTACTTCTTGCTTCAACGAAGAGAGGAGGCTTCGATCAAATATATGTCGGCTCTTCCTAATCTGAAGGTGTTGAGCAATGCGGTATCGAAAAACACCAAGGTTTCTCCAAAGCCTAAATCGACCTACTTGGGAGCTCTGATACTCGGTTTGTTGGTTCCTTTTGGAATCTTGTATGCTTTAAAGAACCTGGATAACAAGATTAATACCCGTGAAGATGTAGAACAAGGTCTGATGGGCGTTTCTATCGTGGGTGAGATACCTCATGAGAGCAACAAAGAGAGTTTTGATGATCCCAGAGGCATTGTGGCAGAAGCGACTCGAGTCATCAGATCGAACTTGGCCTTTATGTTACCCGATCATGGGAACGGTGTAATAACCGTAACTTCTAGTATAAAGGGAGAGGGTAAATCTTTTGTTGCCTTTAATCTTGCCCAGAGTTATCAGGCCTTGGGTAAAAAGGTCATTTTAGTAGGAGCGGACCTGCGTAACCCACAAATTCATTCCCGTTTAGGAATAGAACGATTTGATCATGGTTTGTCTTCATATTTGAGTTCTTCCGAGGATATTGATTTCGATAGTCTTATTTCCAAGGTGCCCGGAAGTGAACTGGATTTTCTGTTTTCCGGCGTCATTCCACCCAATCCATCGGAATTATTAATGAGACCGAGAATGAAAGAACTGGTTTCAACGCTCCGATCCAAGTATGATCTGGTCATCATAGATTCCGCTCCCATGATGTTGGTCAGTGATACGACACCAATCCTACCTTTGTCCGATTTAGTCGTCTACGTCTGTAGATCACAATACACGGACAAGAATGTCTTTGCCTTTATAAAGGATATGGTCAAACGTGAGAATATCCCGTCGATCGCCATGGTTTTGAATGGGATCATGGTAGGCGGTTCCAATAAGAGTAGATTTTCCTATTCCTATCGCTATAGTTACAATTATCAGTACAACTATGGCTATGGCTATGGTTATGGCGAAGACAGGAAGAAGAAATCTCGATCTAATCGAAACTCTTGATAGTATGACTATCTGAAATCGGCAATCTGCCGCTCCCTGATCTCTTCCCAGGATAATAACTGTTTCTTGTTCAAACGGATCTCCTTTAGCAGGTGGAGATGTCCAGGACGGTGAGCGTCTGTTCCCAAGTAGTCATATAGGCCAAGGTCCATGATCTTAAAAGCCTTTTGTTTTACATCGTCACCATAGTGACCCAAGAGCGAAAGTGCGTTGAGCTGCAATTTAAAACCCCTGCCTTTCAGTTCACTGAACTTCTTGAGGTCATTTATGCCGTGATACCGCTCCGGATGTGCTAATAGTGGTTTTATTCCTTGCTGCAGGAGCTGGAACCCTGCCTGTTCCAAAATCTGGGTATTGCCAAAAAAATGAATCTCGACCAGGCAAATATTGTTAGGCAACAGCAATTCCGGAGATCGTTGCTCAAAATCGGCCATGAATTGTTCATCTACCATATACTCGGCAGCATAGCGTTTCACTTGAATGTTTTCCGATCCCAT contains:
- a CDS encoding GumC family protein produces the protein MEESLNSLFEERSFNFKKEVGYYLFFWPYFLMAIVLCLIGSFIYLRYQTPIYSAQSQIQIKEGKDDASTFLAQNLQLFNSSRIKMVNEIGVITSGFILGQVVDRLDLQTRIFSVGSIRESLQDQEFLPFKVNFHDRKELGRFEVTVENGEVNIIQGESVTKLPQNNAMVTDKFSLIWIDTLTKEDKEYRIVHVSRENAIAQLKNTLSVLPAYKGSEIIDLKINGPNRNINRKILDVLIAVLQEDQVAEKRAVSEVSIKFIDERLAGLSESIDTISENTIEFQKSNRVYDPPVQTSNALGNLIKGQDEALRLNIQLEIARSLRENLEGQTDYELLPAQVGIESEDINDLIQNYNLGVAERKSLLIGSTDLNPLVIQITEELKETKSIIISGIDQYIASLQVSIRKFDEVLTETESVVASIPRKQSELRGLFRNFQIVEELYYFLLQRREEASIKYMSALPNLKVLSNAVSKNTKVSPKPKSTYLGALILGLLVPFGILYALKNLDNKINTREDVEQGLMGVSIVGEIPHESNKESFDDPRGIVAEATRVIRSNLAFMLPDHGNGVITVTSSIKGEGKSFVAFNLAQSYQALGKKVILVGADLRNPQIHSRLGIERFDHGLSSYLSSSEDIDFDSLISKVPGSELDFLFSGVIPPNPSELLMRPRMKELVSTLRSKYDLVIIDSAPMMLVSDTTPILPLSDLVVYVCRSQYTDKNVFAFIKDMVKRENIPSIAMVLNGIMVGGSNKSRFSYSYRYSYNYQYNYGYGYGYGEDRKKKSRSNRNS
- a CDS encoding tyrosine-protein phosphatase, giving the protein MFSFFNKTSPPIFEGLCDIHNHLLPGIDDGCKEVQDSHRMLEAYKELGFVQVIPTPHVYSELYPNTPQSVKSSFDVLQDSMGSENIQVKRYAAEYMVDEQFMADFEQRSPELLLPNNICLVEIHFFGNTQILEQAGFQLLQQGIKPLLAHPERYHGINDLKKFSELKGRGFKLQLNALSLLGHYGDDVKQKAFKIMDLGLYDYLGTDAHRPGHLHLLKEIRLNKKQLLSWEEIRERQIADFR